The window CCCGATCCCCCCTTTGAGAAGGGGGGAACGGGGGGGATTTCGTGACGGGAGCGCAAGCAGACATTCGAAGCCATGGAGGAGATGTGGGATAAGGCCGGCTCGGGCGTGGCGCCCGGCCCTTACGGCTCGATCAGGCGAGCGCGAAACGCAAATCGGATCAGCCCGGTGCGGCTGTCGATACCCAGTTTCTGACGGATCCGCGCGCCATGGTTTTCGACGGTCCGAACGGATCGCCGCAGCGCTGCGGCGATCGCCTTGTCGGTCAGGCCTTGAGCAATGAGACGGAGAACCTGTAACTCGCGCCGCGTCAGGCGCTCGCCCACCGTCCCTTCCAATACGCGCTCTCCGAGCAGCACCGATTCTTTTCCAATGTGCGGATAATGAGAACTCTGGAGTGTCGCCGCGGACTCATCGGACTCGTCGAGATGGATCGTAAAGGCGCAGTTGAGCGGCGGTGTCTCAGAACATCGGCCAACAACGACTCTCGCGTAGCCGAGCGTCTCCACCGCAACCCCGGCAAAGAGCCCCGCAGCAAGCTCGCACAGATACGATCCGGATTCATGCGGCTCCGTGAACTGGGCCTCGGCTATTGTGACCGTGAACGCGTTCTCCGACTCGACCGCTACCTGCAGGTTCCATCCACACTGCTGCGCGGTCGCCTTCAGGCACTGCGCGCACGTCCGGCTGTCACACCGCCTCGCTACCCCATGTGCCAGCCGCCACTCGGACGCCGCGAGCCGTCCCTGCTCCGCCCCTACACCGCGCACGATCGTCTGGAACATCGATGGGTGGATCTGCTTGGCGGCTGCACGGATCACGCCGGCCAGCGCCTTGGTCAGCAGCGCCTGCGGACAGATCGGTCGGCGGCGGCTCTCGCGGTGAACCTTACGCATCACAGATCCCGATTATTCGCATTGTTTCTCGTTTTTCATGCTCTACGCAGGCCGGCGACCGTCCTGAGGTCGCGGCTCACACAGCACACCCATACTCTCTCCTCCATCGGAATTCCGCATCCTGGTGACGTACGTCGGCCACATTTTGCTTACACAGTGTAACCC of the Candidatus Methylomirabilis lanthanidiphila genome contains:
- the nreC_1 gene encoding Oxygen regulatory protein NreC, giving the protein MRKVHRESRRRPICPQALLTKALAGVIRAAAKQIHPSMFQTIVRGVGAEQGRLAASEWRLAHGVARRCDSRTCAQCLKATAQQCGWNLQVAVESENAFTVTIAEAQFTEPHESGSYLCELAAGLFAGVAVETLGYARVVVGRCSETPPLNCAFTIHLDESDESAATLQSSHYPHIGKESVLLGERVLEGTVGERLTRRELQVLRLIAQGLTDKAIAAALRRSVRTVENHGARIRQKLGIDSRTGLIRFAFRARLIEP